A single Vigna radiata var. radiata cultivar VC1973A chromosome 8, Vradiata_ver6, whole genome shotgun sequence DNA region contains:
- the LOC106772777 gene encoding 28 kDa ribonucleoprotein, chloroplastic, with the protein MAATAAGIASLFSSSINNIKCLRSKHCSMMDPLMTAMPSNRMSHLVEPLSIGGTMSHRLWWPRISAAVAQEELVAADDAGFVEEENEGEVVAEQDSDESFADTKLYFGNLPYSVDSAKLAGLIQDYGSAELIEVLYDRDTGKSRGFAFVTMSCIEDCNTVIENLDGKEFMGRTLRVNFSNKPKPKEPLYPETEHKLFVGNLSWSVTNEILTQAFQEYGTVVGARVLYDGETGRSRGYGFVCFSTKAEMESALEALNDVELEGRAMRVSLAQGKRAQG; encoded by the exons ATGGCTGCAACTGCTGCAGGCATAGCttccttgttttcttcttccattaacAACATCAAATGTCTTCGTTCCAAGCACTGCTCCATGATGGATCCCCTTATGACAGCAATGCCGTCAAACCGCATGTCACACTTGGTCGAACCTTTGTCCATCGGAGGTACCATGTCGCATAGGTTGTGGTGGCCTAGAATCTCTGCTGCTGTTGCACAAGAAGAGCTGGTTGCTGCGGATGATGCTGGTTTCGttgaagaagagaatgaagGGGAAGTGGTGGCAGAACAAGACTCAGATGAATCCTTTGCTGACACTAAGCTTTATTTTGGGAATTTGCCTTATAGTGTTGATAGTGCCAAACTTGCAGGGCTAATTCAGGATTATGGTAGCGCAGAACTAATTGAG gTTCTATACGACAGGGACACTGGAAAAAGTAGAGGCTTTGCATTTGTGACAATGAGTTGCATTGAAGACTGTAATACAGTGATAGAAAATCTTGACGGAAAA GAATTCATGGGCAGAACCCTGAGGGTGAACTTCTCTAACAAACCAAAGCCAAAAGAACCCTTGTACCCTGAAACTGAGCATAAACTCTTTGTCGGGAATCTGTCATGGTCAGTAACTAATGAGATTTTGACACAAGCCTTTCAAGAATATGGAACAGTGGTTGGAGCTAGGGTCTTATATGATGGAGAAACTGGAAGGTCACGTGGCTATGGATTTGTTTGCTTTTCAACAAAAGCAGAGATGGAATCTGCTCTGGAAGCCTTGAATGATGTG GAACTAGAAGGAAGGGCTATGCGTGTGAGTTTGGCTCAAGGAAAACGAGCACAAGGCTAA